Proteins encoded by one window of Deinococcus radiodurans R1 = ATCC 13939 = DSM 20539:
- a CDS encoding DMT family transporter produces the protein MTSHLRGILLLLLVTAIWGSTFAVVKELGALLAPPVLLAWRFSIGALVLLPLAALRRTPAPTVTVTQADGTSLWSDGMVLGLWLIAGYGTQTIALQTTTANRAAFFTALSVVLVPVWLTLVQRRRMPAVLWAALPLAVAGLALLSWEGGAWVSGDAWALACAVTYAGFILALEKLASRHAALPFTLAQVLSVALVAWGWALLSGAPLWPPQAAWAPLFYLGVVATAGTTLLQTLGQRHVSAAEASLIYALEPVSAALFSFALIGERVGARGALGGALVVLATVLSSRAGETEPVARVLDSSQDD, from the coding sequence ATGACGTCTCACCTGCGCGGCATTCTGCTTCTGCTTCTGGTCACCGCCATCTGGGGCAGCACCTTCGCGGTGGTCAAGGAGCTCGGCGCCCTACTCGCGCCCCCGGTGCTGCTCGCCTGGCGCTTTTCCATCGGCGCGCTGGTGCTGCTGCCGCTGGCGGCGCTGAGGCGAACGCCCGCGCCTACAGTGACCGTCACCCAGGCCGACGGCACCAGCCTGTGGAGCGACGGCATGGTGCTGGGGCTGTGGCTGATCGCGGGGTACGGCACCCAGACGATTGCCCTGCAAACGACGACCGCCAACCGGGCGGCCTTTTTCACGGCGCTGAGCGTGGTGCTGGTGCCGGTGTGGCTCACGCTGGTGCAGCGGCGGCGAATGCCCGCCGTGCTGTGGGCTGCGCTGCCGCTGGCGGTCGCGGGACTGGCGCTGCTCTCGTGGGAGGGCGGCGCCTGGGTCAGCGGCGACGCCTGGGCGCTGGCGTGCGCCGTCACCTACGCCGGATTCATCCTGGCGCTGGAAAAACTCGCTTCGCGGCACGCGGCGCTGCCGTTCACGCTCGCGCAGGTTCTGTCGGTGGCGCTGGTCGCCTGGGGCTGGGCCCTGCTGAGCGGCGCACCGCTGTGGCCTCCGCAGGCGGCCTGGGCGCCGCTGTTTTACCTCGGCGTGGTCGCCACCGCCGGCACCACACTGCTGCAAACACTGGGCCAGCGCCACGTCAGCGCCGCCGAGGCGAGCCTGATCTACGCCCTGGAGCCGGTCAGCGCGGCCCTGTTCAGCTTCGCCCTGATCGGCGAGCGGGTCGGCGCACGCGGCGCCCTGGGCGGGGCACTCGTCGTTCTTGCCACCGTCCTCAGCAGCCGGGCCGGGGAAACGGAGCCGGTTGCACGTGTCCTCGACAGCTCGCAAGACGATTGA